Genomic segment of Syntrophorhabdaceae bacterium:
AGGACAATCACAATATAAGACCCCACCCGAGGCTTTACAACCGGCAGTGACTATTGGTGTGGATCGAGCCCACCGAGTCGGCGAAGATAACCGAGATGACAAAAGCAGTGAGAGCACTTACAGTTTATACATGACCCACGAATTGCATTACCAGGAAAGCTCACTTTTCCATACGTTTAGATCCCATGGGGAAATTCCGTGTTCTATCAATCTATTAGATTGATAGACATCTAAGCGGGGAATAGGGGCGCCCGTTTTGCCACCGTAACTCCTTCGGCTCCGGGCATTACGGCCCAAAAAGAGAGAAAAAAATGACCGACGAAAGATTTTCCGAAGAAAGCCGAAACTCGAACATACCCAAAGAAGACAGCAATTTGCCTGTCACCTTCGACCCCTTAAAAACTTATCTTTCAGAGATTTCGAAATATCCGGTGATGGCGAGGGAAGAAGAGTATGAGATTTCCGTGCTCATGTTCGAGAATCAGGACCAGGATGCAGCCCAGGCACTCGTCACGGCGAATCTCAGGCTTGTGGTGAAAATTGCACTGGAATATTATTCCACTTATCTTAATCTCCTCGACCTCATTCAGGAAGGGAACATAGGAATCCTTCGTGCGGTGAAGAAATATAACCCATATAAAGGCACAAAATTTTCAAGTTATGCATCCTTTTGGATCAGGGCCTACATATTGAAATATATCATGGATTCATGGAGCATGGTCAAGGTAGGCACGACCCAAGGCCAAAGGAAGCTTTTTTTTAACCTGAAAAAGGAATCGAGTAGGCTCGAGGCCCTCGGCATATCTCCCGATTCAAGCGTGATCGCCATTTCCCTCGAGGTGAAGGAAAAAGAGGTGGAAGAGATGAAACAAAGAATCGCCTGTGGCGATCTTTCCCTTGAGACGCCTTCTCATGACGAAGGCGATGACACCATTATGGATACATTGAGAAGCGATGATGATATCCTGGAAATAGTGAGCCGGAAAGAGGAGACAGAGATGCTCTCAATCAAAATCGTCGCCTTTAGGAAGACCTTGAACTACAGGGCGGTTTTCATTCTTGATCACCGTATTATTACGGAGGACCCCAAGACTCTCCAGCAGATCGGCACTATCTTCAACATCTCCCGGGAGCGGGTGCGGCAGGTGGAAAATAATCTCCGCAAGAGTTTGAAAGAATATTTCACCGCCCCCCTCCTGGGTGTAACCTCTTGAGAAACCTTTTCACTGCCTCGACGCCGCCGGCAGATACCCCGATCACTGGGCCCGCCGTGCCTGGTCTATTCATTATCCTTCCTTTCTTCCATCCCCACTGTCCCGTCCCCGGCTAGGGTCCGGTATTTTTCCTCGCTCCTTTTCAGTTCATCATCCGTGCGGGCGCGCTCGATCACGTCCGCGGTCAGGCGGGCCAGCACATCGAGGCGTTGCAGCGTCCCCTCTTCGGATTTGTGCGGGCTTCTGAAAAAGACGGAGAAGACGCCGATAACTCGGCCTGCCCGCTCTTTAACGGGAGTGGAGACGAGGGCCCGGATGCCCGCCCCGCGCATGATCTCCGCAGGCGCCCCTTCAGGAAGGGGTTCGGCGGCCACGTCCTCGACGACCATCCGCGTGCCTCGCGGGATGATGCTTCCGCAAGCATCGTTCTCCCTTCCGGCCCCGTCACACAGCTCGGTCCATCGCCGGCCGGAGCCGCGCTGCGCCCTCACCTCCAGGGCGCCCGAGGCAGGGTTCAGAAGCTGGATGTTTCCCATGTCGGCCCCGGCAATGGCAACGGCCGTTTCCACGATCTTGTCGAGCACCGGCTGGAGATCGCCTTCATGCACGAAGACGGCCCCGACTTCACTTTGGAGCTTCATGGCCCCGAGGTCCGCGGCCAACCTCTCCTGGGCCGTCTTTCGATCCGAAATGTCGATGGCCGTGCCGACCCACTCGACGATATCGCCCTCTTTATTCAACAGGGGGACGGCCCGCGAGAAGGTCCAGCCCACGCTGCCGTCGACGCGCAGCACGCGGTGCTCGAGCTCGAAAATCCCTTTCGTCCGGACCGCTTCCTCGATCTTCGCCCGCACCCGGGGCTGCTCCTCGGGAGGAATGTATCTATGGAGCCAGTTAGGGCTCGGGGAGTTGGTGACGGGTATGAAATCGCGGCTCTGGAGGTAGCGCATTTCGCTCCAGTCCGGGCCCATGCGATAGACCGCATCGGAGCTTGCGAGCACCAGCGCCCGGTAGAGAGATTCGCTCTTGCCGAGCGCCTCCTGCGCCTGTTTCAGGGCGGTGATGTCCACGAAGGTGATGACCGCGCCCTCGATCACGTTGTCGAGGGTCCGGTAAGGCATGATCCGCATTTCGTACCAGGCGCCCGTCCCCGTCCGAACCTCCACTTCCTTGGGGACGAGGGTTTCCAGCACCTCTTTCGCATCTTCCGGAAGGTGGCTGTAATCGGCCAGGTTGGAGACGATGTGGCCCACCGGTCTCCCCACGTCGCTTTGGATCAGGTTGATGATGCGGGTGGCGGCGGGGGTGAACCGCAGGATCTTAAGCGCGTGATCCACGAAGACCGTCCCGATACCCGTGCCTGCGAGGAGATTGTTCATGTCGTTATTGGCCCTCGTCAGGTCGGTCACCTTCGTCTGAAGCTCGGCGTTGACCGTGGCCAGCTCCTCGTTGACCGACTGGAGCTCCTCCTTGGAAGTCTCCAGCTCCTCGTTGGTCGACTGGAGCTCCTCGTTCACCGACTGCATCTCCTCGTTCGAGGACTTGAGCTCCTCGTTGGCCGTTTCCAGCTGCTCGTTGGTGGACTGCAGGTGGTCTTCCTTGGCTTTCAGCTCCTGCTGAAGCGCGACGACGCGGGCATCCGTGTCTGTGCCTTCGGCATCAGGAACCGTGACCGGCGGGGGTTCGGGGGGCTGGGCATGCTCCAGGATCACGAGGAAGAGTGGCGCCTCGGCGCCGTCGGCCGCTCCGATTGCCACCGGGCGAACGGTGAGGTTGACGGACTCGAAGTCGCCGTTCGTCTTCACCTTCAGGTTGGAGTGGCGCACCGCCTTCCCGTCGGTTGCGGCCTTGTGAAGCGATGTGGCAAGGTCCCGTTTCAATCCCTCCCGGGCCATCTTGAGGATGTTGCTCACCCCTGCCTCCCCCTGCGCAGGCTCGAGGAACTGCCCGGTGCGGCCGTGGAGATAGAGGATGTCGCCACGGGCACTCACGAGGGCCGCAGCGGGAACGGTTTGCTGGAGAAGGGCCTGCTCCGTCAGCTCGCGCAGAGGCAGCTTCCCGGACGCTGCCGTTTTGCCCCTGACGGTTTCGGTATCCGCATTCATGGCCGCGAGAAACCGGCCCAGGGCCTGGCGCTGGGAACCGCGGAGGTCCTCCTTTCTCTGGTAGACCTTCTGCTTCCGGTCGATCACGTTGAAAAGATCGGTAAACTCCGATATGGTCTCCGAGGTCCCGAGAAAGAGGAAGCCCCCGGGATTCAGGGCATAATGGAACAGAGGTATGAGCTTCTTCTGAAGCTCCGCATCCATGTAAATGAGCATGTTGCGGCAGCTGATGAGATCTATTCTCGAGAATGGCGGGTCCCTGATCACGTCCTGCTCGGAGAAGATAAGCATGTCCCGGATCATTTTGTGGATCCGGTAGCTGGCGCCCTCCGGCTCGGCGGAAAAAAAGCGAGCAAGCCGCTCCGGTGAGATATCGGCGGCAACGCTCGCCGCGTAGATGCCGCTTCTTGCGTGGGCAACAGCCGC
This window contains:
- a CDS encoding RNA polymerase factor sigma-32 — translated: MTDERFSEESRNSNIPKEDSNLPVTFDPLKTYLSEISKYPVMAREEEYEISVLMFENQDQDAAQALVTANLRLVVKIALEYYSTYLNLLDLIQEGNIGILRAVKKYNPYKGTKFSSYASFWIRAYILKYIMDSWSMVKVGTTQGQRKLFFNLKKESSRLEALGISPDSSVIAISLEVKEKEVEEMKQRIACGDLSLETPSHDEGDDTIMDTLRSDDDILEIVSRKEETEMLSIKIVAFRKTLNYRAVFILDHRIITEDPKTLQQIGTIFNISRERVRQVENNLRKSLKEYFTAPLLGVTS
- a CDS encoding chemotaxis protein CheB, which encodes MNDENKEHPQEDKEAKTPEGAEEKKGFPIVGIGASAGGLSAFEAFFSGMPAGADPGMAFVLVQHLAPDHKSILTELIRRYTRMQVLEVRDGMKVEPNCAYIIPPGRDMAFIGGNLQLLEPSAPRGQRLPIDFFFRSLAQDLRERAIGIVLSGTGSDGTLGIRAIKGEGGMVMAQAPATTEYDGMPRSAIATGLVDYELPPAEMAAQLIAYASRAFGKTSARGPSPEIRSENALKKIFILVRSQTGHDFSQYKINTIHRRIERRMAVHQIETMDAYVKFMQRTPSETEALFRDLLIGVTSFFRDPEAFKLLEEKIIPKLFAGKTPESVIRVWSPGCATGEEAYSLAILLAEHQEALKRAFRIQVFATDIDVAAVAHARSGIYAASVAADISPERLARFFSAEPEGASYRIHKMIRDMLIFSEQDVIRDPPFSRIDLISCRNMLIYMDAELQKKLIPLFHYALNPGGFLFLGTSETISEFTDLFNVIDRKQKVYQRKEDLRGSQRQALGRFLAAMNADTETVRGKTAASGKLPLRELTEQALLQQTVPAAALVSARGDILYLHGRTGQFLEPAQGEAGVSNILKMAREGLKRDLATSLHKAATDGKAVRHSNLKVKTNGDFESVNLTVRPVAIGAADGAEAPLFLVILEHAQPPEPPPVTVPDAEGTDTDARVVALQQELKAKEDHLQSTNEQLETANEELKSSNEEMQSVNEELQSTNEELETSKEELQSVNEELATVNAELQTKVTDLTRANNDMNNLLAGTGIGTVFVDHALKILRFTPAATRIINLIQSDVGRPVGHIVSNLADYSHLPEDAKEVLETLVPKEVEVRTGTGAWYEMRIMPYRTLDNVIEGAVITFVDITALKQAQEALGKSESLYRALVLASSDAVYRMGPDWSEMRYLQSRDFIPVTNSPSPNWLHRYIPPEEQPRVRAKIEEAVRTKGIFELEHRVLRVDGSVGWTFSRAVPLLNKEGDIVEWVGTAIDISDRKTAQERLAADLGAMKLQSEVGAVFVHEGDLQPVLDKIVETAVAIAGADMGNIQLLNPASGALEVRAQRGSGRRWTELCDGAGRENDACGSIIPRGTRMVVEDVAAEPLPEGAPAEIMRGAGIRALVSTPVKERAGRVIGVFSVFFRSPHKSEEGTLQRLDVLARLTADVIERARTDDELKRSEEKYRTLAGDGTVGMEERKDNE